The Streptomyces kanamyceticus genome window below encodes:
- a CDS encoding cytochrome P450, whose amino-acid sequence MTESVAFPQDRTCPYHPPTAYEPLLDDRPLSKVSLFDGRSVWFVTGHSAARALLADPRLSSDRESRAFPTLTERVARVRTKRVALLGVDDPLHNAQRRMLIPSFSVKRVNGLRPRIQETVDRLLDDMVEKGSPAELVNAFALPVPSMVICSLLGVPYEDHVFFEEQSSRLLRGPTSDDTQHARDQLDAYFHALIETKRREPGDGLLDELIARQRESGEPHTEELVDLALILLIAGHETTANMISLGTFTLLSHPERLAELRAGLHAEPPLMPAAVEELLRFLSIADSVLRLAKEDIEVEGSTIRADDGVIFSTSLINRDTEAFETPQELDWHRTNRHHLAFGFGIHQCLGQNLARAELEIALRSLFDRLPDLRLAVPADEIPFKPGDTLQGMIELPVAW is encoded by the coding sequence ATGACGGAATCAGTCGCTTTCCCGCAGGACCGCACCTGCCCCTATCACCCGCCGACCGCGTACGAGCCGCTCCTCGACGACCGCCCGCTCTCCAAGGTCAGCCTCTTCGACGGCCGGTCCGTCTGGTTCGTCACGGGCCACTCGGCCGCCCGCGCGCTGCTCGCCGACCCCCGGCTCTCCTCCGACCGCGAGAGCCGGGCCTTCCCCACGCTCACCGAGCGCGTCGCCCGCGTACGCACCAAGCGCGTCGCCCTGCTCGGCGTCGACGACCCGCTGCACAACGCACAGCGGCGCATGCTGATCCCCAGCTTCTCCGTCAAGCGCGTCAACGGGCTGCGGCCGCGCATCCAGGAGACCGTCGACCGGCTCCTCGACGACATGGTCGAGAAGGGCTCGCCCGCCGAGCTGGTGAACGCGTTCGCGCTGCCCGTGCCCTCCATGGTCATCTGCTCCCTGCTCGGGGTGCCCTACGAGGACCACGTCTTCTTCGAGGAGCAATCGAGCCGCCTGCTGCGCGGGCCCACCTCCGACGACACCCAGCACGCCCGCGACCAACTGGACGCGTACTTCCACGCGCTGATCGAGACCAAGCGGCGCGAGCCGGGCGACGGGCTGCTCGACGAACTGATCGCCCGGCAGCGGGAGTCGGGCGAGCCGCACACCGAGGAACTGGTCGACCTCGCCCTGATCCTGCTGATCGCGGGCCACGAGACCACCGCGAACATGATCTCGCTCGGTACGTTCACGCTGCTCAGTCACCCCGAGCGGCTCGCGGAGCTGCGCGCCGGACTGCACGCCGAGCCGCCCCTGATGCCCGCCGCCGTCGAGGAACTGCTGCGCTTCCTGTCCATCGCGGACAGCGTGCTGCGGTTGGCGAAGGAGGACATCGAGGTCGAGGGCAGCACCATCCGCGCCGACGACGGCGTCATCTTCTCCACATCGCTCATCAACCGCGACACCGAGGCCTTCGAGACGCCGCAGGAGCTGGACTGGCACCGCACCAACCGCCACCACCTCGCCTTCGGCTTCGGCATCCACCAGTGCCTGGGCCAGAACCTCGCGCGGGCCGAGCTGGAGATCGCGTTGCGGAGCCTCTTCGACCGGCTCCCGGACCTCCGCCTCGCCGTGCCCGCCGACGAGATCCCCTTCAAACCGGGCGACACGCTCCAGGGAATGATCGAACTCCCGGTGGCGTGGTAG
- a CDS encoding ferredoxin, with protein sequence MTIHVEKDRCVGAGMCALTAPGVFTQDDDGLSEVLPGREDGADDPMVHEAVRACPVSAIAIEEA encoded by the coding sequence ATGACGATCCACGTAGAGAAGGACCGCTGTGTCGGCGCGGGCATGTGCGCGCTCACCGCTCCCGGGGTCTTCACCCAGGACGACGACGGCCTCAGCGAGGTCCTGCCTGGCCGCGAGGACGGCGCGGACGACCCGATGGTGCACGAGGCCGTGCGGGCGTGCCCGGTGTCGGCCATCGCCATCGAGGAGGCCTGA
- a CDS encoding TetR family transcriptional regulator C-terminal domain-containing protein, which produces MDATATPAPTRAHEPHPRKRQLPFPYDQDLSQVLRHLNRRTAAGRRRLANDPHTAAYLAAGMRLVEQHLGPGAARAATVRGRHRVERAVLGFLSQRAVAAEVANNPGVFPRRGVVSTLRTQWRTQSDYVADLINFAMWPVNYRPGYVEQRAVNTERLVGGDDFVRTVHETAYRHTAEGARTPSVRLSLALMAVADGDDTVQRALADTYRGYLSSWKELYADVIEARNLRLRPGLTLDDLANALSAATDGIILRSIGDPGSGVLDHDRCRSLMGTVSLALINGFLEPADATDGRTLEQAVQARMGTRPDGAG; this is translated from the coding sequence ATGGACGCAACCGCAACTCCGGCCCCGACCAGGGCCCATGAGCCGCACCCCCGCAAGCGCCAGCTGCCCTTCCCCTATGACCAGGACCTGTCCCAGGTGCTCCGCCACCTCAACCGGCGTACGGCGGCGGGCCGTCGAAGGCTCGCCAACGACCCGCACACCGCCGCCTACCTCGCCGCGGGAATGCGCCTGGTCGAGCAGCACCTGGGTCCCGGCGCGGCCCGCGCCGCCACCGTGCGGGGCCGCCACCGGGTCGAGCGCGCCGTGCTCGGCTTCCTATCGCAGCGCGCGGTGGCCGCCGAAGTCGCCAACAACCCGGGGGTCTTCCCCCGGCGCGGTGTCGTCTCGACGCTCCGTACGCAGTGGCGCACCCAGTCCGACTACGTCGCCGACCTCATCAACTTCGCGATGTGGCCGGTGAACTACCGTCCCGGGTACGTCGAGCAGCGCGCCGTCAACACCGAACGCCTGGTGGGCGGCGACGACTTCGTGCGGACGGTCCACGAGACGGCGTACCGGCACACCGCGGAGGGTGCGAGGACGCCGTCCGTGCGGCTCAGCCTCGCCCTGATGGCGGTCGCCGACGGTGACGACACGGTCCAGCGGGCCCTCGCGGACACCTACCGGGGCTACCTCTCCTCCTGGAAGGAGCTCTACGCCGACGTCATCGAGGCCAGGAACCTGCGGCTGCGGCCCGGGCTCACCCTCGACGACCTCGCGAACGCGCTGTCCGCCGCCACGGACGGCATCATCCTGCGCTCGATCGGCGACCCGGGCTCCGGCGTCCTCGACCACGACCGGTGCCGCTCCCTGATGGGTACGGTCTCGCTCGCGCTGATCAACGGGTTCCTCGAACCCGCGGACGCCACGGACGGGCGCACGCTGGAACAGGCCGTCCAGGCCCGGATGGGGACCCGGCCCGACGGGGCGGGCTGA
- a CDS encoding serine hydrolase domain-containing protein — MIFRRLWLPVTLLALASSTLPTVAAASTAPRPSGTDRAVQRDADALRDTGVTGVAVRLDTPSGTVTARSGVGDLVTRRPVPKDGYLRLGSTTKTFVATVVLQLVGEKRVSLDQTVEELLPGVVSGAGNDGRTITLRDLLRHTSGLSDYIYDVFPDPGARTYFADRWRSYRPEQLVDLAMRHKPAFPAGTDWAYSNTNYVLAGMIIKKVTGRTWEQQVHDRVLRPLRLRHTDTPGTWPFLPGPHAADHQQFTPDGPMVDTTIPYRPFDSGADGSMTGTARDLNRFFAALASGKLLKPAELAAMRSTVPVSPNSGHPAGTRDGLGLFSTPLSCGGEYLGHGGSGFGYVIRAATSTDGRRTVSVSAHSRAGDPVTAARQEDALRDLIDHALCRTA, encoded by the coding sequence ATGATCTTTCGTCGTTTGTGGTTACCGGTCACGCTGCTGGCGCTGGCCTCGTCGACCCTGCCGACCGTCGCCGCCGCCTCGACCGCGCCGCGTCCGTCCGGCACGGACCGGGCCGTGCAGCGGGACGCCGACGCGCTGCGGGACACCGGGGTCACCGGCGTGGCGGTCCGCCTGGACACCCCGAGCGGGACGGTCACGGCCCGCTCCGGAGTGGGGGACCTGGTCACCCGCCGCCCGGTCCCGAAGGACGGGTACCTGCGCCTGGGCAGCACCACCAAGACGTTCGTCGCCACCGTCGTGCTGCAACTGGTGGGCGAGAAGCGGGTCTCCCTCGACCAGACGGTGGAGGAGCTGCTGCCCGGGGTCGTGTCCGGCGCCGGGAACGACGGCAGGACCATCACCCTCCGCGACCTGCTGCGGCACACCAGCGGCCTGTCCGACTACATCTACGACGTCTTCCCCGACCCCGGCGCCCGGACCTACTTCGCCGACCGGTGGCGTTCCTACCGGCCCGAACAGCTGGTGGACCTGGCCATGCGCCACAAACCCGCCTTCCCGGCGGGCACCGACTGGGCGTACTCCAACACGAATTACGTGCTGGCCGGAATGATCATCAAGAAGGTCACGGGGCGCACCTGGGAACAGCAGGTCCACGACCGCGTCCTGCGTCCGCTCCGCCTGCGGCACACCGACACCCCCGGCACCTGGCCCTTCCTGCCGGGCCCGCACGCGGCCGACCACCAGCAGTTCACCCCGGATGGGCCGATGGTCGACACCACGATCCCCTACCGCCCCTTCGACAGCGGGGCCGACGGCTCGATGACCGGCACGGCCCGCGACCTCAACCGCTTCTTCGCGGCACTGGCGAGCGGCAAGCTCCTGAAGCCCGCCGAACTCGCCGCCATGCGGAGCACCGTGCCGGTGTCGCCGAACAGCGGCCACCCGGCGGGTACCCGGGACGGCCTCGGCCTGTTCTCCACACCCCTGTCCTGCGGCGGCGAGTACCTCGGGCACGGCGGCAGCGGCTTCGGCTACGTCATCAGGGCGGCGACGAGCACGGACGGCCGACGCACCGTCTCCGTCTCGGCGCACAGCCGCGCCGGGGACCCGGTGACCGCGGCCCGCCAGGAGGACGCCCTGCGCGACCTCATCGACCACGCCCTGTGCCGCACCGCCTGA
- a CDS encoding polysaccharide lyase family 8 super-sandwich domain-containing protein, whose protein sequence is MEITRRRLLSALSAAGLLAVVPAAPAGAAAAAGDTARLLANTVALFAGTEASNARPETAAKLAAVEKTARANLKAMDDAGEGELFAGLVLGTDEANLNTAYRRLYETALVTRTPGAPADLYGDAAVQRRVIDALVWLHERYYGDQSKGYYGNWFHWEIGISQHISRTLVLLADQVRAQRPELIATYLASMDAYLRNGKNGDVDLDSRFHTGANLADITTNRILQGAVMAEGGDARIGKALTDQLTVFVTVDPYDLRHGVTDGHYADGSFIQHGSVAYTGSYGKGLLTRVVQTLLILAGTGYAHGEELVPTVYGWVRDGFAPLIFEGWMMEIVKGRAVARTDSGYTDVAVVVEAVVDLSSLASGAAATALKSYVKHIGATSRTPLDPSRFVSPLSIVRHADIAADASVPPADLNPAARSVAFNAMDKTVHRRPGYAFALARSSDRISKYEYMNGENLLPWFQGEGAHYLYLAGQDQTQAYGVDYFTTVSPYGLAGVTAPVEQRRTVPELYGKPYYDNPGHPLHFTSSSESQNTYVYFPRGTNGWSGGAVLGAYGAAGLVQSSDVAYRDREILPADFVVYRGATATKSWFLLDDEIVVLAADVGDAAGRAVTTAVDARIAAPDDRITLTGARRGGRPWTGPGTAALRWLRYVNATRHTAVGYVFLDTPPVRVALDRVTRSRRVVRTANPDTAVTRAVLGVTVDGPAGAEPASLAYALVPNATEEQLRAHRHGRPLAVLSNTARLQAVTHRGLGLTAANSFTRGRHETGDLRVEGPASVLVRREGRGGARGTTTVAVSDPTMARDTVTLLLRGRTLRTVAADPGIRVTPARGGTRIEVDTHHAYGRSFTVTLRG, encoded by the coding sequence ATGGAGATCACGCGCAGACGCCTGTTGTCCGCTCTCTCGGCCGCGGGGCTCCTCGCGGTGGTGCCCGCGGCGCCCGCGGGTGCCGCGGCCGCCGCCGGTGACACCGCGCGGCTGCTCGCCAACACCGTGGCCCTCTTCGCCGGGACCGAGGCGTCCAACGCGCGCCCCGAGACCGCCGCCAAGCTCGCCGCCGTCGAGAAGACCGCGCGCGCCAACCTCAAGGCGATGGACGACGCGGGCGAAGGCGAGCTCTTCGCCGGTCTGGTGCTCGGCACCGACGAGGCCAACCTGAACACCGCCTATCGCCGTCTGTACGAGACGGCCCTGGTCACCCGCACCCCCGGCGCCCCCGCCGACCTGTACGGCGACGCGGCCGTGCAGCGCCGCGTGATCGACGCTCTGGTCTGGTTGCACGAGCGGTACTACGGGGACCAGTCCAAGGGCTACTACGGCAACTGGTTCCACTGGGAGATCGGGATATCCCAGCACATCAGCCGGACCCTCGTGCTGCTCGCCGACCAAGTCCGGGCGCAGCGCCCCGAGTTGATCGCCACCTACCTCGCCTCCATGGACGCCTACCTGCGCAACGGCAAGAACGGCGACGTCGACCTCGACTCCCGCTTCCACACCGGCGCCAACCTCGCGGACATCACCACCAACCGCATCCTGCAAGGCGCCGTCATGGCCGAGGGCGGCGACGCGCGCATCGGCAAGGCCCTCACCGACCAGCTGACGGTCTTCGTCACCGTCGACCCCTACGACCTCAGACACGGGGTCACGGACGGCCACTACGCCGACGGCTCCTTCATCCAGCACGGCTCCGTCGCCTACACGGGCTCGTACGGAAAGGGTCTGCTCACCCGCGTCGTGCAGACGCTCCTGATCCTGGCGGGCACCGGCTACGCGCACGGCGAGGAGCTCGTGCCGACCGTGTACGGCTGGGTGCGCGACGGGTTCGCGCCGCTGATCTTCGAGGGCTGGATGATGGAGATCGTGAAGGGCCGCGCGGTGGCGCGCACGGACTCCGGCTACACCGATGTCGCGGTGGTCGTCGAGGCCGTCGTCGACCTCTCCTCGCTCGCGTCGGGCGCCGCTGCCACCGCCCTGAAGAGCTACGTCAAGCACATCGGGGCCACCTCGCGCACCCCTCTCGACCCGTCCCGCTTCGTCTCGCCGCTCAGCATCGTGCGCCACGCCGACATCGCCGCCGACGCCTCCGTGCCGCCCGCCGACCTCAACCCCGCGGCCCGCAGTGTCGCGTTCAACGCCATGGACAAGACGGTGCACCGCAGGCCCGGTTACGCGTTCGCGCTCGCGCGCAGCTCCGACCGGATCAGCAAGTACGAGTACATGAACGGCGAGAACCTCCTGCCGTGGTTCCAGGGCGAAGGCGCGCACTACCTCTATCTCGCGGGCCAGGACCAGACCCAGGCGTACGGCGTCGACTACTTCACCACCGTCTCGCCCTACGGCCTCGCGGGCGTCACCGCGCCGGTCGAACAGCGCCGCACCGTACCGGAGTTGTACGGCAAGCCGTACTACGACAACCCCGGGCACCCGCTCCACTTCACCTCGTCGTCCGAGTCGCAGAACACCTACGTCTACTTCCCGCGCGGCACCAACGGCTGGTCCGGCGGCGCCGTCCTCGGGGCGTACGGCGCGGCGGGCCTGGTGCAGTCCAGCGACGTGGCGTACCGGGACCGGGAGATCCTGCCCGCCGACTTCGTGGTGTACCGGGGCGCGACGGCCACGAAGTCGTGGTTCCTGCTCGACGACGAGATCGTGGTGCTCGCGGCGGACGTCGGCGACGCGGCGGGGCGCGCCGTCACCACGGCCGTCGACGCCCGGATCGCGGCCCCCGACGACCGGATCACGCTCACCGGGGCGCGCCGCGGCGGACGCCCCTGGACGGGGCCCGGCACCGCCGCCCTGCGCTGGCTGCGCTACGTCAACGCCACGCGGCACACCGCCGTCGGCTACGTCTTCCTCGACACCCCGCCCGTGCGGGTCGCCCTCGACCGGGTCACCCGCAGCCGCCGCGTCGTCCGCACCGCGAACCCGGACACGGCCGTCACCCGCGCAGTACTCGGCGTCACGGTGGACGGGCCCGCCGGGGCCGAACCGGCCAGCCTGGCCTACGCGTTGGTGCCGAACGCGACCGAGGAACAACTGCGCGCCCACCGCCACGGGCGGCCGCTGGCAGTCCTCTCCAACACGGCGCGCCTGCAAGCCGTCACCCACCGGGGCCTCGGCCTGACGGCCGCCAACAGCTTCACGCGGGGGCGCCACGAGACCGGGGACCTGCGCGTGGAGGGCCCCGCCTCGGTCCTCGTGCGCCGCGAAGGCCGAGGCGGGGCGCGCGGCACGACGACCGTCGCCGTATCCGACCCGACCATGGCCCGTGACACGGTCACGCTGCTGCTTCGCGGCCGGACGCTGCGCACCGTCGCCGCCGACCCCGGGATCCGGGTGACCCCGGCACGCGGCGGCACCCGCATCGAGGTCGACACCCACCACGCGTACGGCAGGAGCTTCACGGTGACGCTGCGCGGCTAG